One Tomitella gaofuii DNA segment encodes these proteins:
- a CDS encoding glycosyltransferase: protein MPAPADDVERADDVEIVIPVHGGVDEFARCLASVADEGLPVTVVDDATPEPDAARLKKLCADHGARLIVHEVNGGPGTARNTGFAATTAPFVAFIGSDVVATPMWASRLRRIFDDSVVGTAGPRVRPDMQGGLGIERYEETRSELDMGAHLNRVVYRVSVGWLPAASAMVRRAAVTDPPFEPGMRIGEDVDLLWRMDEAGWDVHYVTDLVHHHRTRISLAELSARRAGYGSSAAQLKARHPDRLMPARSSASGLALMAALASRRRPMRWAGPAIASYELARQRRLLVP from the coding sequence ATGCCCGCCCCGGCCGACGACGTGGAGCGCGCCGACGATGTCGAGATCGTCATCCCCGTGCATGGCGGCGTCGACGAGTTCGCCCGGTGCCTCGCCTCGGTGGCGGACGAGGGGCTGCCCGTCACCGTCGTCGACGACGCCACCCCCGAACCCGACGCCGCGCGCCTCAAGAAACTATGCGCCGACCACGGTGCACGGCTGATCGTGCACGAGGTCAACGGCGGCCCGGGCACGGCCCGCAACACTGGATTCGCCGCCACCACCGCGCCATTCGTAGCTTTCATCGGCTCCGACGTCGTGGCTACGCCGATGTGGGCGTCGCGCCTGCGGCGGATCTTCGACGACTCCGTCGTGGGAACCGCCGGCCCGCGCGTGCGCCCCGACATGCAGGGCGGCTTGGGCATCGAGCGGTACGAGGAGACCCGCTCCGAGCTCGACATGGGCGCGCACCTCAACCGCGTCGTCTACCGCGTGTCGGTGGGATGGCTGCCCGCTGCGTCGGCGATGGTGCGCCGCGCCGCCGTCACCGACCCGCCGTTCGAGCCGGGCATGCGCATCGGCGAGGACGTCGACTTGCTCTGGCGCATGGACGAGGCCGGCTGGGACGTCCACTATGTCACCGACCTCGTCCACCACCACCGCACCCGCATCTCGCTCGCCGAGTTAAGCGCGCGCCGTGCCGGGTATGGCTCGTCGGCCGCCCAGCTCAAGGCCCGGCATCCGGACCGGCTCATGCCGGCGCGGTCGTCCGCCTCGGGGCTCGCGCTCATGGCGGCGCTGGCGAGCCGGCGGCGCCCGATGCGCTGGGCGGGGCCAGCGATCGCCAGCTACGAGCTGGCTCGGCAACGCCGGCTGCTCGTTCCCTAA
- a CDS encoding ABC transporter substrate-binding protein yields MKRGGMRRIAARLAAAAGVCGLLAACASSGGGDNARPGLEGLRTVAGVIGATPATGSPVQGGTLTFAGYSMRANLDPAKSRPIGSTGSTELAAVYDTLLRYDAAAGDYRPQLAESFTESGDHLSWTLRLRPGVRFSDGSALDADAVIGSIRRYTRAHGANSDQFTRTVVGMDRTGDDEVVFRLSAPWTGFPALFTFGYGMIIAPAGYADPAGFRPLGAGPFAVRDFTPGVSLTVSARDDYWRGRPPLDTVRFVDISGDKPKTDALRSGDIDMAFLRDPEVIGAATGSFPGYYEPLSLNDVLQINNRDGHPGADPALRRAIAAALDPSALVERAYAGAGLATAEVFPQWSRWHGDAAAPVHDPEQARRLVQQAAAGGTDTTLTYVSLNDPVSQATATAMQAMLGAVGIDVRVDYVATVTDLVKRLYADFDYDIAYGSYSVPDPVAELRLTAALESRSPNNVVGYRDAGMDRLLADAQHAVGDDAKQAAFTRIAQKIHDDVPFVPWATGPNFVPWAPDVHGAVPSNDGIILLDTAWVG; encoded by the coding sequence GTGAAACGCGGCGGGATGCGGCGCATCGCCGCGCGCCTCGCGGCCGCGGCCGGCGTGTGCGGGCTGCTCGCGGCGTGCGCCTCGTCCGGCGGAGGGGACAACGCGCGCCCGGGCCTCGAGGGGCTGCGCACCGTCGCGGGCGTCATCGGCGCCACCCCGGCCACGGGATCGCCGGTGCAGGGCGGAACGCTGACCTTCGCCGGGTACTCGATGCGCGCCAACCTGGACCCGGCGAAGTCGCGCCCCATCGGATCCACGGGCAGCACGGAGCTGGCCGCCGTCTACGACACGCTGCTGCGCTACGACGCCGCGGCGGGGGACTACCGGCCGCAGCTGGCCGAATCGTTCACCGAATCGGGCGACCACTTGTCGTGGACGTTGCGCCTGCGCCCCGGCGTCCGCTTCTCGGACGGCAGCGCGCTCGACGCCGATGCGGTGATCGGCAGCATCCGGCGGTACACCCGTGCACACGGCGCCAATAGCGATCAGTTCACCCGCACGGTGGTGGGAATGGACCGCACCGGCGACGACGAGGTGGTCTTCCGGCTGTCGGCGCCGTGGACGGGCTTCCCGGCCCTGTTCACGTTCGGCTACGGGATGATCATCGCGCCCGCCGGCTATGCGGATCCGGCGGGCTTCCGGCCGCTCGGCGCCGGGCCGTTCGCCGTCCGCGATTTCACCCCGGGCGTCTCGCTCACCGTCAGCGCACGCGACGACTACTGGCGCGGGCGCCCGCCGCTCGACACGGTGCGGTTCGTCGACATCTCCGGCGACAAGCCCAAGACGGACGCGCTGCGGTCGGGCGACATCGACATGGCCTTCCTGCGCGATCCGGAGGTCATCGGCGCCGCGACCGGGAGCTTCCCCGGCTACTACGAGCCGCTCAGCCTCAACGACGTGCTGCAGATCAACAACAGGGACGGGCATCCGGGCGCCGACCCGGCGCTCCGCAGGGCGATCGCAGCCGCGCTCGACCCCTCCGCGCTTGTGGAGCGGGCCTATGCCGGTGCGGGGCTGGCCACCGCAGAGGTGTTTCCGCAGTGGTCGCGGTGGCACGGCGATGCGGCCGCACCGGTGCACGACCCCGAGCAGGCGCGCCGGCTGGTGCAGCAGGCGGCCGCTGGCGGCACCGACACCACATTGACCTACGTGAGCCTCAACGATCCGGTCTCGCAGGCGACGGCGACGGCGATGCAGGCGATGCTGGGCGCCGTGGGGATCGACGTGCGGGTGGACTACGTCGCCACCGTCACCGACCTGGTCAAGAGGCTGTATGCGGACTTCGACTACGACATCGCCTACGGCTCGTACAGCGTCCCCGACCCGGTGGCAGAGCTGCGGCTGACGGCGGCGCTGGAGAGCCGTTCGCCCAACAACGTCGTCGGCTATCGGGACGCCGGCATGGACAGATTGCTCGCCGACGCGCAGCACGCGGTGGGCGACGACGCCAAGCAGGCGGCGTTCACCCGGATCGCGCAGAAGATCCACGACGACGTCCCGTTCGTGCCGTGGGCAACCGGACCGAACTTCGTGCCGTGGGCACCCGACGTGCACGGCGCGGTGCCGAGCAATGACGGGATCATCCTGCTCGACACCGCGTGGGTGGGCTGA